In Carassius carassius chromosome 46, fCarCar2.1, whole genome shotgun sequence, the following proteins share a genomic window:
- the zfp64 gene encoding zinc finger protein 64, producing MATFSGEGINHLLVEVSPDIHICGFCKQQYNNFEHFFAHKQNCCQIPSTHISSRNAGPSESFQTCVPKVKKTLTKAQKAPSKKLKPALSQKRHTCTFSGCTFKTQYGQKDMERHILTHTGERPFECELCHKRFSRRDKLNLHSRLHTGEKPHKCKYCPYAAADSSSLKKHLRIHYDERPFKCQICPYASRNSSQLTVHLRSHTGDAPFQCNQCDAKFKINSDLKRHSRVHSGEKPYKCDLCEYRCAMKANLKSHVQLKHSASDCFRCSKCEFQCSAKAALRHHSRQHQPAQPLQCSECSYSCSSKGALKIHERVHSDERPFKCEHCSFASKQRSNLLIHRRKCHADKLDKQGKSGREREMGEEPPKPLSSRYRARLEAARAFRCDLCEASFVREDSLRSHKRQHNSNVQQQSQTVTNQPIQTAGQTSVTADTPSSYNTTHLKIIMAPSVGPEATFVQAATGKAGAILLGPEDHNVLLNPVIQHVNMLAPESSLEHQTVLLTQIDSSETSPQTSTHNFIASCSASASNGTHTFITSCSDLESLHKLIQEGGTEVTVVTETNPAIATTKEPLNIDGSSSRDITEHAEDSLDMGPPETILVQSLPLSISTQEQDQLSPHHLFSDSNTVDISDS from the exons ATGGCAACGTTCAGCGGAGAAG gAATAAACCACCTGTTAGTAGAAGTGAGTCCTGACATCCACATCTGTGGCTTCTGCAAACAGCAGTACAACAACTTTGAACACTTCTTTGCACACAAGCAAAACTGCTGCCAGATCCCGTCGACTCATATATCATCCCGAAACGCTGGGCCCAGTG aGTCGTTTCAGACATGTGTACCAAAAGTCAAAAAGACCCTCACCAAAGCCCAGAAAGCCCCCTCCAAAAAGCTGAAACCTGCACTAAGTCAAAAAAGACACACATGCACATTCTCAG GTTGTACATTCAAAACTCAGTATGGCCAAAAAGACATGGAGAGACATATTTTAACACACACTG GTGAGAGGCCTTTCGAGTGTGAACTCTGCCATAAACGCTTTAGTCGTCGCGATAAGCTGAATCTTCACAGCCGTTTGCACACGGGAGAGAAACCGCACAAGTGTAAGTACTGTCCGTACGCAGCGGCCGACAGCAGTAGCCTGAAGAAGCATCTTCGCATCCACTATGATGAGAGACCCTTTAAGTGTCAGATATGCCCTTACGCCAGCCGCAACTCCAGCCAGCTGACCGTTCACCTCCGATCTCACACAG GTGACGCCCCGTTCCAGTGCAATCAATGCGATGCCAAATTCAAGATCAACTCCGACCTGAAGCGCCACAGTCGGGTTCACTCCGGCGAGAAGCCTTATAAGTGTGATCTCTGTGAATATCGCTGTGCGATGAAGGCTAATTTAAAATCGCACGTGCAGCTGAAACACAGCGCCTCGGACTGCTTCCGCTGCTCGAAATGCGAATTCCAGTGCTCCGCCAAAGCTGCTCTGCGACACCATTCCCGCCAACACCAGCCGGCCCAGCCTTTGCAGTGCAGCGAGTGCAGTTACTCCTGCTCAAGCAAGGGGGCGCTCAAGATCCACGAACGCGTGCACTCAGACGAACGACCCTTTAAGTGCGAGCACTGTTCATTTGCTAGTAAGCAGCGCAGTAATTTGTTAATTCACAGGAGGAAGTGTCACGCAGATAAACTGGACAAGCAGGGTAAGTCTGGAAGAGAACGCGAAATGGGGGAGGAGCCTCCCAAACCTCTCAGCTCGCGTTACAGAGCGAGACTGGAAGCAGCACGAGCATTTCGTTGCGACTTGTGCGAGGCTTCATTCGTCAGGGAAGACTCTCTTCGCAGCCACAAGAGGCAGCATAACAGTAACGTCCAACAACAAAGTCAAACTGTTACCAATCAACCAATACAAACAGCGGGACAAACCTCCGTCACAGCCGACACACCGTCTTCCTACAACACGACACATCTTAAGATCATCATGGCACCCTCTGTAGGACCGGAGGCTACTTTTGTCCAAGCTGCCACTGGAAAGGCTGGAGCCATTCTGCTCGGTCCAGAGGATCACAACGTGCTTTTGAACCCCGTAATACAGCACGTCAACATGCTAGCGCCAGAATCCAGCCTCGAGCACCAGACGGTTTTACTCACTCAGATCGACTCCAGTGAAACCAGCCCTCAAACCAGTACCCATAACTTCATCGCCTCCTGTTCTGCGTCCGCTTCCAACGGCACACACACCTTCATAACATCCTGTTCTGACCTGGAAAGCCTCCACAAGCTCATCCAGGAGGGTGGGACTGAGGTTACGGTGGTAACGGAGACAAATCCAGCGATTGCCACCACAAAAGAACCCCTGAACATTGATGGTTCCTCGTCTCGAGACATTACTGAGCACGCTGAAGACAGTTTAGATATGGGACCACCTGAAACCATTCTTGTTCAAAGTCTCCCTCTGTCGATTTCAACACAGGAACAGGACCAACTGTCTCCACACCATTTATTTTCAGACTCCAATACGGTGGACATCAGTGATTCGTAG